One Cervus canadensis isolate Bull #8, Minnesota chromosome 1, ASM1932006v1, whole genome shotgun sequence genomic window carries:
- the HIGD1B gene encoding HIG1 domain family member 1B yields MSANRGWWAPPEGEDSVSEKLLRKTRESPLVPIGLGGCLLVAAYRIYRLKARGSTKMSIHLIHTRVAAQACAVGAIMLGAVYTMYRDYIKRTAQDTREK; encoded by the exons ATGTCTGCTAACAGAGGCTGGTGGGCGCCACCCGAGGGTGAGGACAGTGTGTCTGAGAAGCTCCTGAGGAAGACGAGGGAGTCTCCGCTGGTGCCTATAG GTTTAGGAGGCTGCCTGCTGGTGGCAGCATACCGGATCTACCGGCTGAAGGCTCGTGGTTCCACCAAGATGTCCATTCACCTGATTCATACCCGAGTGGCGGCACAGGCCTGTGCTGTGGGCGCGATCATGTTGG GCGCTGTGTACACGATGTACCGAGACTACATCAAGAGAACCGCGCAGGATACCAGGGAGAAGTAG